DNA from Peromyscus leucopus breed LL Stock chromosome 3, UCI_PerLeu_2.1, whole genome shotgun sequence:
agctgccacatgatgatgctgagaactgaacccatgtcctttgcaaaagcaacaagtgctctctcTCACCTTCTGAGTGAACTCTGCAGCCCCAGAAATAATGGTTTTAAATCACACACAACAATGACTTGAAATTTTAGTAAGAATGACACTTTGTGATGACCCACATTCTACTATTTTGTGAACTTGTGAATGAATCCTTGGGCATCTTTTCATTTTgctaagttaaaataaaaaaaaaccttaagatgAAAAATGTCAGGTTCTTTGAAGATGTTGAAGAAACCATTGTGTGATTAACTATAGAATTTCaggcaaaggagagagaaagcttAAAGTTCTACCCTTGTGGTCATTATTCTGTTTTCAGATTTCTGTTCGGCTAGAAGCATCTGAGGATTATGAAGCAAATAGCAACACCCTGAGTACCAATGGCAGTGATGTTCTCCAGGCTGGAGAACAGAAAACATATGTCTGGACCATTATACCAAAAACACTGGGTAAGCAGCAGTCCTTCATGGATTGACCCACATTGTATCAACCTATGTTTTTCTTAGATTTTCTGAAGAAACATGATTTCCTTCAGCAtcgtatttttaattttctttattcatttctctaTATTCAAAATTCGTataatttctttgtttaaaagtatttttcattttctgtgtgtatacatgtgcctgcatgtatgtatgtgtgccatgtacaTGTGGGTGCCTAGCGAATCAGGAACAGGGTGTTCCATTAGAACTTGATGGCTGTGAGTTGCcttatgtgagtactgggaacaaacccaggtcctctgcaagagcagcaagtgcccttaaacccggaaccctctctccagccccatagctCCGCATTGCTACTACTCTGTGGAACAAAACTccattcattcacataaaaagtATAATACGATTAAAATATGGCACAAATGCTAATTTGTGTGATTTATCAAATCCACCTATCATATTCCCAAATAAAGACCATATCTCTTTAAAGCTACCCTGATTCTGGCATTTGCTGCTTTTCCTAACAATCACATAAAATGCCACTTTTACAAAAAATTTCTCCTCAGCCACCATCATCAATTATGAGAGCCactgggttgttgttttgttttttttttaactaaatgtaCTAAATAGGTCACCAACTACTAAAATCCAACCATTGGATCAAATATTGAGAACTTTGCTCTTGTGCCTGGCAGTTTAGGAAAGTAACTTTAGAAGTCTCTTACTGGTGACACTGGAGAAGAAGGAAGTTAAAAGTCTAGTGAaccagaaatacaaaatgtagatGATCCTTAGTCTgagaagacttttaaaaattatgtcattaaatttcttttattcattttcttgtatTCATTGTATTATTACATCAGTGGAGAAtataagatgtttttaaattcagctgtgaTGTTGATTCACCTCAGACCACTTTTTTATTAGACTTAAACTTCAACTCTTATGCTATGtaagattttcaaatattttgctcTGGAAAGTGAGACAGAACAGTGCACTCACTACTACATCTTTGTGGTGCTCAACAGCTgtgcaaagcaaaaaaaaaaatgagcagaactcacaacaaagaaacagaaacaatatgTTGGTTATGTTTATAGCACACAGGCAATATTAAGCCTTGTGAGTAGCTTTCCCAATCCTCCAATTTCTATAAACAGGGAAACTGGAGATCAGTTTTGATTACATACTGATACCACAGAAATTAAAATCAACGGATTTCTTGCCAGCATTCAGTTTATATCTGGTGGTCCTTGTGCTGTAtcatattttactgtttttctttgatCTTAGAAAGCATTAGAAACCCCAGTTattaccaggtgtggtggtatgttTCTTTGATCCTGGGAAATATTAGAGGCCCTAGTTattgccaggagtggtggtgcaggcctctaGTCCCAGCCCTAGGAAggaagaggtgggcagatctctgtgaattctaggcttGGTCAatgtagtgagctccaggtcagccaggactacacggtgagaacctatctcaaaaaagaaagaggaagggaaaggaggggaagggagggagagggagagggagcaggagagagaaaggaggggagggagggagggaaggagggagggagaggagaggagagagagagagagagagagagagagagagagagagagagagagagagagagagagagagaagaaagtaaagtaaaaaagaaagaaagagaggatgcCCAGGTATCTGATGTTACATTGTCCAATGTCATCTTTATAAACAATATCAAGGTGCTGGCACGGGTTCATAGAACGTGACCTTTCTTACAACTTTGTAAGTTGGCGACTGGCTGTTGCTGCGTCAGGGTCAGCTGTGAGGTCGGCATTCGGCGCTCTACTGTTGGCTGGCAGCTTGGCCGTTGGCACTCCTCCGTCTGGGGCGGCCATGGCAGGGCTTGGAGGGCTAGTGCGGAAAgctcatgaatatttaaaaaccaaGGAGTTCCGGGATTACTTAATGAGCACCCACTTCTGGGGTCCGGTGGCCAACTGGGGCCTTCCACTGGCCGCCTTCAAGGATATGAAGGCGCCTCCCGACATCATCAGCGGCCGCATGACGACGGCGCTCGTCTTCTACTCCATGGCTTTCATGCGCTTTGCCTACCGGGTCCAGCCTCGAAATTACCTGCTGTTGGCATGCCATCTCACCAACGTGGTGGCGCAGACCATTCAGGGCTGCCGTTGCGTGAAGCATTACTACTTTGGTGGGGCCAAGGCCAGCAAACCTTTGGCCAAATAAGCTTGAtgactgggggatgggaggagtaGCCTAAGCCAGACTTTTAAGCACTGGACTCTATTCCTCCTAAAGAAAATACCAAGGAAAACGTTGGTTTGGACTCTAAAACAGTGCAACCCCAATTGAAACCTGAAGtttgattaattaataaaaaaaaaaaaaaaaaaaaaaaaaaacttttctaagTTCTAAGGGAGTAAATGAGTGACTTACTATAGGGAATCTTGAAATAAGTAGAACAAGACATATTTATTGCCTTATCTCCAGGCAGGAGGAAAAGTGGGTAGTTTGATCTAAACTTCAGTGTGATGGTAGAGTTTGGTATAATCCATTCAAGACAAGATTGACAGACCTGAAGCATCTCCCATTGGAGAAAGTGTCAGTATTCTTTATCTCATGCTTGGCAATGTTTTCCAGGCAAAGTGAATATTACCATAGTGGCTACATCCAAACAAAGCAGTGGCTGCCCAAATGATGCCAGTAAGCAGCAAGACGTCAACTGGAAAGACACTGTGGTCAAAGGTTTACTGGTAGAGGTATGTACATATGAAATACCAAGTTCCTCCTGATGGGAAATGATGTCTAAGAGATAAAGTAGGACATTCTTCTTGCAAATGCTTAACTGACCAGTTTGTTTTGACACAGACCTTCTGCTTTGAACAAATTACAGTATTATACATCCATCAGTACCTCAGGCCTTCCCATAGGCCTCAATGAGAAAATATTCACCTAactgtgcaaggccctgggttctattctcAACAGCTCttaacccaaccaaccaaccagagcCTCACCAAAGAGGATGAGCTCCCTTGAAACATGCTTTATGCTTTCTGGACACCCTTCTTGATGT
Protein-coding regions in this window:
- the LOC114701404 gene encoding mitochondrial pyruvate carrier-like protein, with the protein product MAGLGGLVRKAHEYLKTKEFRDYLMSTHFWGPVANWGLPLAAFKDMKAPPDIISGRMTTALVFYSMAFMRFAYRVQPRNYLLLACHLTNVVAQTIQGCRCVKHYYFGGAKASKPLAK